In the Clostridium beijerinckii genome, one interval contains:
- the yidD gene encoding membrane protein insertion efficiency factor YidD: protein MKKLLIRLIKFYRKYISPGRSSCCRFVPTCSQYAIDAINKYGAFKGSALAVYRILRCNPFCKGGYDPVR from the coding sequence ATGAAGAAATTACTAATACGCCTAATTAAATTTTATAGAAAATATATTTCACCTGGAAGATCTTCATGCTGTAGATTTGTGCCTACTTGTTCACAATATGCAATAGATGCCATAAATAAATATGGAGCTTTTAAAGGTAGTGCATTAGCAGTTTACAGAATATTAAGATGTAATCCTTTTTGTAAGGGTGGATATGATCCGGTTAGGTGA